From Methanocella paludicola SANAE, a single genomic window includes:
- a CDS encoding alanine/glycine:cation symporter family protein: MGLLEIFQSVISTVNGFVWGIPMLVLLVGTGLLLTIRLKGIQFRELPLAFSRVMHSIKTRKSGDQEGDIPAFHALCTALSATVGTGNIAGVATAIVMGGPGALFWMWMTALVGMVTKYSEAVLSVKYRQKNPDGSMSGGPMYYIEKGLKMKWLAVLFALCGTVAAFGIGSMTQANSVTLAITSQLDVGGSIVLPVFGEISVLSLVIGAILVAITALVTFGGIKRIGEVASILVPFMAISYIIGGLLVLAINYARIPDALVMVFNYAFTPYAAVGGVAGYAVAQAVRYGMARGVFSNEAGLGSAPIAYAAAKTNSPVNQGLIAITEVFLDTLVICSITGLVVLTSGLWDDGVYNSTSLTIAAFTNSLGLPGLIMVVISAVLFGYSTILGWAYYGEQCFHYLFGNRMKNLYKVLFLCAVLFGSVTKVSLVWDISDTFNGMMAIPNLVALVALSGVVVAETKQYFDERKANRGQEGPAAVVQ; this comes from the coding sequence ATGGGCTTATTAGAAATATTTCAGAGCGTCATCAGCACGGTGAACGGTTTTGTGTGGGGGATCCCGATGCTGGTGCTGCTCGTCGGCACAGGCCTGCTCCTGACAATCCGCCTGAAAGGCATACAATTTCGAGAGCTGCCCCTGGCATTTTCCAGGGTCATGCATTCCATTAAGACCCGGAAGTCCGGGGACCAGGAAGGCGATATCCCGGCGTTCCACGCCCTCTGTACCGCCCTGTCGGCCACAGTAGGTACCGGGAACATCGCGGGCGTCGCCACGGCCATCGTCATGGGAGGCCCCGGCGCACTGTTCTGGATGTGGATGACCGCCCTCGTGGGCATGGTCACCAAATACTCGGAGGCTGTGCTCTCGGTGAAGTACAGGCAGAAGAACCCTGACGGCAGCATGTCGGGTGGCCCGATGTACTATATCGAGAAGGGCCTCAAGATGAAGTGGCTTGCAGTCCTGTTCGCGCTGTGCGGCACGGTCGCCGCTTTCGGCATCGGCAGCATGACTCAGGCGAATTCGGTCACGCTCGCTATCACCTCGCAGCTTGACGTCGGCGGCTCCATTGTCCTGCCCGTGTTCGGCGAGATTTCCGTGCTGAGCCTCGTCATCGGCGCCATACTTGTCGCCATTACGGCGCTCGTCACGTTCGGCGGCATCAAGAGGATTGGCGAAGTGGCATCGATCCTGGTGCCGTTCATGGCCATCTCCTATATCATCGGCGGCCTGCTCGTCCTGGCCATCAACTATGCCAGGATACCGGACGCGCTGGTCATGGTGTTCAACTACGCTTTCACGCCGTATGCGGCCGTGGGCGGAGTTGCCGGATATGCAGTGGCCCAGGCCGTCAGGTACGGCATGGCCCGCGGCGTGTTCTCGAACGAGGCCGGGCTGGGCAGCGCGCCCATCGCCTATGCGGCAGCGAAGACCAACAGCCCCGTGAACCAGGGCCTGATCGCCATAACCGAGGTGTTCCTGGATACTCTGGTCATTTGCTCCATCACGGGCCTGGTCGTGCTCACGAGCGGCCTGTGGGATGACGGGGTATACAACAGCACAAGCCTGACGATCGCCGCGTTTACCAATAGCCTTGGCCTGCCCGGGCTGATCATGGTGGTCATATCGGCAGTACTGTTCGGCTACTCGACGATACTCGGATGGGCGTACTACGGGGAACAATGCTTCCACTACCTGTTCGGCAACAGGATGAAAAATCTGTACAAGGTTCTGTTCCTCTGCGCGGTCCTGTTCGGCTCCGTCACGAAGGTCAGCCTGGTCTGGGACATCTCCGATACGTTCAACGGCATGATGGCCATCCCGAACCTGGTGGCGCTTGTCGCCCTCAGCGGCGTCGTGGTCGCCGAGACGAAGCAGTATTTCGACGAGCGCAAGGCGAATAGAGGCCAGGAAGGCCCCGCCGCGGTCGTACAATAA
- a CDS encoding MDR family MFS transporter → MAESVFRRYDRQVWILVAGSLLNTFGTSIAYPFVSLYLYKYQGVSMTDIGLALLAAAAAGGLVSVGAGELCDRFGRKIMLNIGLFFQMVSFALLGYAIMAGWGYSEFMMLMVLKEISGGLYRNVPQVMVADTVEPGDRNGAFSLLRIGGNLGFALGPIFGGILASYSYAAMFIITALTSGAYMLISLYLLHDTRPDERDIAAHPHHDPMWSNTPFIIFCAASAIGSLVYSNLFTTFGTFSGGFIDVSESMIGLIFSLNGFMVVVFQLPVAYYLERFRMTTSLILGSLIYASGFALVGFCNSVWMLFMSMFIITVGELVVTPASQTLLSEMAPPEARGRYMNVAGFIGSGGNACGPAVGGFLMDGFSKNIIMMWLILGALEVVCAGGYLALRLRLSSKMDDLKAAGA, encoded by the coding sequence ATGGCAGAGAGCGTCTTTCGCCGCTACGACAGGCAGGTCTGGATACTGGTAGCCGGCTCTCTCCTCAACACGTTCGGCACGTCCATCGCCTACCCGTTCGTGTCGCTTTACCTCTATAAGTACCAGGGCGTCTCGATGACGGACATCGGGCTGGCGTTGCTCGCCGCGGCCGCGGCCGGAGGCCTCGTATCCGTGGGGGCCGGAGAGCTCTGCGATCGTTTCGGTAGAAAGATCATGTTGAACATCGGGCTGTTCTTCCAGATGGTCTCTTTTGCCCTCCTGGGCTATGCCATCATGGCCGGCTGGGGATACTCCGAGTTCATGATGCTCATGGTGCTCAAGGAGATCTCCGGCGGCCTGTACCGCAACGTGCCGCAGGTGATGGTGGCGGATACGGTGGAGCCCGGCGACAGGAACGGCGCATTCAGCCTGCTGCGCATCGGCGGCAACCTGGGATTCGCGCTTGGACCCATATTCGGCGGCATCCTGGCATCGTACTCGTATGCGGCCATGTTCATCATTACGGCGCTCACCAGCGGTGCCTACATGCTGATCTCGCTGTACTTATTACACGACACCCGGCCGGACGAGAGGGACATCGCGGCGCATCCCCACCATGACCCTATGTGGTCTAATACCCCGTTCATCATCTTCTGCGCCGCCTCGGCCATAGGCTCGCTGGTTTACTCAAACCTGTTCACTACGTTCGGCACGTTCTCCGGAGGCTTCATCGATGTCTCCGAGTCGATGATAGGCTTGATCTTCTCGCTGAACGGGTTCATGGTGGTCGTCTTTCAGCTGCCCGTGGCGTACTACCTGGAGCGTTTCAGGATGACCACATCGCTCATCCTGGGCTCGCTCATTTACGCGTCCGGCTTCGCCCTCGTGGGCTTTTGTAACAGCGTATGGATGCTCTTCATGAGCATGTTCATCATCACCGTTGGAGAGCTGGTCGTGACCCCGGCATCACAGACCCTGCTTTCGGAGATGGCGCCGCCCGAGGCCCGCGGCCGCTATATGAACGTCGCCGGTTTCATCGGCAGTGGAGGCAACGCCTGCGGGCCGGCCGTCGGAGGGTTCCTGATGGATGGTTTCTCGAAGAATATCATCATGATGTGGCTCATTTTAGGGGCGCTTGAGGTCGTCTGCGCCGGCGGGTACCTGGCGCTGCGGCTCAGGCTTAGCTCGAAGATGGACGACCTGAAGGCGGCCGGGGCATAA
- a CDS encoding radical SAM/SPASM domain-containing protein, which produces MMISGFDRLVLLGRLKVWQDRLEKERKEHRLRYLFWETTRACNLRCRHCGSDCTVPKPGELSTGEIKAAFKSIASDYDARSIMVAVTGGEPLLRKDLFDVMGYAHGLGFPWGMVTNGMLVDDEVIEKCGRAGMSTVTVSVDGLREAHEHIRRGGSFERTIEALKLFKDSGRFSVVQATTCASQYNTGDLQGLYELFSRLGIDEWRLLTVTPIGRARDDPNFRLQPGQLRSLLDFIVAKRREKGLRVTFEEEGFLGPAYEGKVRDSLFYCPAGINIASILACGDIGACPNLPPEFIQGNVRKDRFKDVWENRYGNMRDLGWKRCGTCAGCAWWDLCRGNSLHLWDLKNGRPIMCHLQALEEGGR; this is translated from the coding sequence ATGATGATTTCGGGGTTCGACCGTCTGGTGCTTTTGGGCAGGCTCAAGGTGTGGCAGGACCGGCTGGAAAAGGAGCGGAAAGAGCATCGGCTACGATACCTGTTCTGGGAGACCACCCGGGCCTGTAACCTCCGCTGCCGGCACTGCGGGAGCGACTGTACTGTGCCTAAGCCGGGGGAGCTATCGACCGGCGAGATCAAGGCCGCTTTTAAGTCAATTGCCTCTGACTATGATGCCCGCTCTATTATGGTCGCCGTGACCGGCGGGGAGCCTTTGCTACGAAAGGACCTCTTCGATGTTATGGGCTATGCTCACGGGCTGGGCTTCCCGTGGGGCATGGTCACGAACGGCATGCTCGTGGATGATGAAGTGATCGAGAAATGCGGCAGGGCCGGCATGAGCACGGTCACCGTGAGCGTCGACGGCCTCCGGGAGGCGCATGAACACATAAGGCGGGGCGGCTCATTCGAGCGGACCATCGAGGCTCTGAAGCTATTCAAAGACTCGGGCCGGTTCAGCGTCGTGCAGGCCACGACATGCGCCAGCCAGTACAACACCGGCGACCTTCAGGGCCTCTACGAGCTATTCAGCCGCCTGGGCATCGACGAGTGGCGGCTGCTCACCGTGACGCCGATAGGCAGGGCGAGGGATGACCCGAATTTCCGGCTTCAGCCAGGGCAACTGCGCTCCCTGCTGGACTTCATCGTCGCGAAGCGCCGGGAAAAAGGGCTCCGGGTCACGTTCGAGGAGGAGGGATTCCTGGGCCCTGCATACGAGGGCAAAGTGAGGGACTCGCTCTTCTATTGTCCCGCGGGCATCAACATCGCGAGTATCCTGGCATGCGGCGACATAGGGGCATGCCCGAACCTGCCGCCGGAATTCATCCAGGGCAACGTGCGTAAGGACCGGTTCAAAGACGTCTGGGAGAACCGTTACGGCAACATGCGCGACCTCGGCTGGAAGCGCTGCGGCACCTGTGCCGGCTGCGCCTGGTGGGATCTCTGTCGCGGAAACAGCTTGCACCTCTGGGACCTTAAAAATGGCAGGCCCATCATGTGCCACCTCCAGGCGCTCGAGGAAGGCGGGCGATGA
- a CDS encoding haloacid dehalogenase produces the protein MGSLKDISDSIRARFDAMDKAREGALAATRKITRNSGDAIKAIHRGERAQAESLLADIRALNDGLHGSLEDFPEVYYSGYVEDAQVELAELSILYAVLQGLAMPTPESLRIENTAYLKGLGDASGELRRHILDLIRKGRPEEGERYLDVMDEFYTEMMSFDYPDAIMHGLRKKTDVARSLIERTRGDLTNALEIKGLHESMERFDKKLQ, from the coding sequence ATGGGATCACTTAAAGACATCAGCGACAGCATCCGGGCCCGCTTTGACGCGATGGATAAAGCGAGGGAGGGCGCTCTGGCGGCAACGCGCAAGATCACCAGGAACTCGGGGGACGCGATCAAGGCTATACACAGGGGCGAGCGGGCCCAGGCCGAATCGTTACTGGCCGATATCCGGGCCCTGAACGACGGCCTCCACGGATCGCTCGAGGATTTTCCGGAGGTCTACTATTCGGGCTACGTCGAGGACGCCCAGGTTGAGCTTGCCGAGTTGTCCATCCTATATGCCGTGCTGCAGGGGCTGGCGATGCCGACCCCGGAGAGCCTCCGGATCGAGAATACGGCCTACCTCAAGGGACTGGGGGACGCATCCGGGGAGCTCAGGAGGCACATACTCGACCTCATCCGGAAAGGAAGGCCCGAAGAGGGAGAAAGATACCTGGATGTAATGGACGAGTTCTACACGGAGATGATGTCGTTCGACTACCCGGACGCCATCATGCACGGCCTTCGGAAGAAGACGGACGTGGCACGCTCGCTCATCGAGCGCACCCGCGGGGACCTGACGAATGCCCTCGAGATCAAGGGCCTCCATGAGTCCATGGAGCGTTTCGATAAGAAATTGCAGTGA
- the twy1 gene encoding 4-demethylwyosine synthase TYW1: MSLVELLKKQGYHIIGEHSAIKPCLWLGRSLKSQGACYKSHFYGIQSHLCMQMTPCIACNQRCLHCWRPVEEPYAVRSWDRPETIIEGCLKEQKRFISGYGGIPETDKKKWKDAFEPRHAAISLVGEPTLYPHLKELVALLGERGMSTFIVTNGTRPDVLEKVTPSQLYMSLDAPDRETYLKACNPVADLWDKVNDSLEVLGQRDSRRALRLTLVKGVNMKDPEGYAALIKKAAPDYVEVKAYMHLGYSRNRLPREAMPKHDEVLEFARKVADASGYRLASDVELSRVALVSKDGAVKALM; encoded by the coding sequence GTGTCTCTGGTAGAGCTATTGAAAAAGCAAGGGTACCATATCATCGGAGAGCATAGTGCTATCAAGCCATGCCTGTGGCTCGGGCGCTCGCTCAAGTCGCAGGGAGCCTGCTATAAGTCCCATTTTTACGGCATTCAATCCCATTTATGCATGCAGATGACGCCCTGCATCGCCTGTAACCAGCGCTGCCTGCACTGCTGGAGGCCCGTCGAGGAGCCGTATGCGGTCAGGTCCTGGGACCGGCCGGAGACGATCATAGAGGGCTGCCTGAAGGAGCAGAAGCGCTTCATCTCGGGCTACGGCGGCATCCCGGAGACCGATAAGAAAAAGTGGAAGGACGCCTTCGAGCCCAGGCACGCGGCCATCTCTCTTGTCGGAGAGCCGACGCTGTATCCCCACCTGAAGGAACTGGTCGCTCTGCTGGGCGAGAGGGGCATGTCCACGTTCATCGTGACCAACGGCACCCGGCCGGATGTGCTCGAAAAGGTCACCCCGAGCCAGCTTTATATGTCCCTGGACGCTCCGGATAGAGAGACGTACCTGAAGGCGTGCAACCCCGTCGCCGACCTGTGGGATAAGGTGAACGATTCTCTCGAGGTCCTGGGGCAGCGCGACAGCCGGCGGGCGCTGAGACTTACGCTGGTCAAAGGAGTCAACATGAAGGACCCCGAAGGGTATGCGGCGCTCATAAAGAAGGCTGCGCCCGACTACGTGGAGGTAAAAGCGTACATGCACCTCGGATATAGCCGTAACCGCCTCCCGAGAGAGGCAATGCCGAAGCACGACGAGGTCCTGGAGTTTGCCAGAAAAGTAGCCGACGCCAGCGGATACAGGCTGGCATCGGACGTAGAGCTCAGCCGGGTGGCGCTCGTGAGCAAGGACGGCGCCGTGAAAGCGCTAATGTGA
- a CDS encoding DUF2298 domain-containing protein, translating to MRKEYWLALALAGILAMLPLGPLQLILLLTVPGFALLVLFKERFDVVELAAYSFTLSILAFPLAVLIAWFLGMWHAGAVLLGLAAVSVAAIKYRRGANIELVHSKLQWPVLGIALLIFAIVLFISLKTFTLTDAGFVCGTTHASDLNFHLSIAQRYIESPHIPVEDPYLPGHYIVYNWFMHLLMGELGVLTGIDLFTIFHVLVPLASALIFLGAYLLALFLFNSERDALVSSVVFIAASGLSWVYIAYQLFVLNNPSPDIFKEMVYEWPGIIQMIPGIKFTMMLKYDPTVLFFFLPQTQTFGLLATIFGFLLFLKAIKEKSPACAAVTGLVLASLVLFHMITAFPVFITLGLMFLYLLLRRRFDDALVAAIPLSVAFVASIYQLAIMQQGNASQIIIAHHPDVIPTILFSIGLFIPFAIYGMYLKRDDEPSWLLGLFAIINIVLLNVVELPATVNTYRFLVYAALPVSLFAGLVFSRWLVSRNTLKMAAAAVVILLMVPSTLIMVGFYNDSTYVHASTAEYEALQWIKENTPNNAVIYEEPGFFPRVPVVTGRDVAYSGEIYTLQYHNVDLQADAYGILSITDPAALYDKLSEYNVKYVFVGHRESTHPFITALKDARYFLPVYDRDGVNIYEVTGIAPQEETKDMDISPMNWIAFFAALLYLLILPGFNIVRTLGWESKLNPVELVVYVFGISVAVLVVVATLVALTFSIGLNFYTIIVPVTLIIILTNREVVSFIRRTLKV from the coding sequence ATGAGGAAAGAATACTGGCTCGCCCTCGCCCTTGCCGGGATCCTGGCCATGCTTCCGCTGGGGCCTCTCCAGCTTATCCTGCTTTTAACCGTTCCCGGCTTTGCCCTGCTCGTCCTTTTTAAGGAGCGCTTCGACGTGGTCGAGCTGGCCGCGTACTCGTTTACTCTGTCCATCCTGGCATTTCCCCTGGCCGTCCTCATCGCCTGGTTCCTCGGGATGTGGCATGCCGGGGCCGTATTGCTGGGGCTGGCGGCCGTCTCGGTAGCTGCTATAAAGTACCGACGAGGCGCAAATATCGAGCTCGTACACTCGAAGCTCCAGTGGCCGGTGCTCGGCATCGCTCTATTGATATTTGCAATAGTCCTCTTCATAAGCCTGAAGACGTTCACGCTGACGGACGCCGGATTCGTATGCGGCACGACCCACGCGTCGGACCTCAACTTCCACCTGTCCATCGCCCAGCGCTACATCGAGTCGCCTCACATACCGGTGGAGGACCCGTACCTGCCGGGCCATTATATCGTCTATAACTGGTTCATGCACCTGCTGATGGGTGAGCTGGGCGTGCTGACCGGCATCGATCTGTTCACAATATTCCACGTGCTAGTGCCCCTGGCCTCCGCCCTGATATTCCTGGGCGCCTACCTGCTCGCGCTATTCTTGTTCAATTCGGAGCGGGACGCGCTCGTCTCGTCGGTGGTCTTCATCGCCGCATCCGGGCTGTCGTGGGTCTACATCGCCTACCAGTTGTTCGTCCTGAACAATCCCAGCCCCGACATATTCAAGGAAATGGTCTACGAGTGGCCTGGCATCATCCAAATGATACCCGGCATCAAATTCACCATGATGCTGAAGTACGACCCTACGGTGCTGTTCTTCTTCCTGCCCCAGACCCAGACCTTCGGGCTGCTGGCCACGATATTCGGGTTCCTGTTGTTCCTGAAGGCGATCAAAGAAAAGTCGCCCGCCTGTGCAGCGGTCACTGGCCTGGTGCTCGCCTCTCTCGTGCTCTTCCACATGATCACGGCCTTCCCGGTCTTCATCACGTTGGGCCTGATGTTCCTTTACCTTTTGCTCAGAAGGCGGTTCGACGACGCTCTCGTGGCGGCGATACCGCTCTCTGTCGCGTTCGTGGCCTCGATATACCAGCTGGCCATCATGCAGCAGGGCAACGCCTCCCAGATCATCATCGCCCACCATCCGGACGTCATTCCCACGATATTATTCTCCATAGGCCTGTTCATCCCATTCGCCATCTACGGCATGTACCTGAAGAGGGACGACGAGCCTTCCTGGCTGCTTGGTCTCTTCGCGATCATCAACATCGTACTGCTGAACGTCGTGGAGCTTCCGGCCACGGTGAACACCTACCGGTTCCTGGTATACGCGGCGCTCCCGGTCTCGCTGTTCGCCGGGCTCGTGTTCTCCCGGTGGCTCGTTTCTCGCAACACCCTGAAGATGGCCGCGGCCGCGGTGGTCATACTACTCATGGTGCCCTCCACGCTCATCATGGTCGGCTTCTACAACGACTCGACGTACGTCCATGCCAGCACTGCCGAGTACGAGGCCCTCCAGTGGATCAAGGAGAACACGCCGAACAATGCGGTCATATACGAGGAGCCCGGGTTCTTCCCGCGCGTGCCGGTTGTCACCGGGCGGGATGTCGCCTACTCGGGCGAAATATATACGTTACAGTACCACAATGTGGACTTACAGGCCGACGCCTACGGTATACTTAGCATCACCGATCCGGCTGCGCTCTACGACAAGCTTTCGGAATATAACGTTAAGTATGTCTTTGTCGGCCATCGGGAATCCACTCATCCGTTCATTACTGCGCTTAAAGACGCGCGGTACTTCCTGCCCGTCTACGATAGGGACGGCGTAAACATATACGAGGTGACGGGCATTGCCCCGCAAGAGGAGACCAAAGACATGGATATCAGCCCCATGAACTGGATCGCGTTCTTCGCGGCCCTGCTGTACCTGCTCATATTGCCAGGCTTTAACATTGTCAGGACGCTGGGATGGGAATCGAAGCTCAACCCGGTCGAGCTGGTCGTCTACGTGTTCGGCATCAGCGTAGCCGTGCTGGTGGTCGTGGCGACGCTGGTCGCGCTGACCTTCAGCATAGGACTAAATTTTTATACCATCATCGTCCCAGTTACGCTGATCATCATACTCACCAACAGGGAAGTCGTCAGCTTCATTCGGCGGACGCTTAAAGTATGA
- a CDS encoding Fpg/Nei family DNA glycosylase: MPELPEIYNLAGQMDEALKGKTIREIQIRQEKCLNMPANEFSTLVVGKKIRQVTPKGKWIFMKLEPDGYFLLSLGMGGNLLYHRPGDNIPEKYQVALTFDDNSRLSIGFWWFGYAHAVKDLKEHKMTHKLGVSPVDPAFTLEKFYGMLEGKKGSVKTALLDQSFIAGIGNVYAQDILFNAKLHPDRKIPTLTEGERRALFEAIRHDLDEAIALGGIAPEKDLYGKPGRLTIDDFKAGYREGKPCPVCGTTIEKIKTGSTASYICPKCQR, encoded by the coding sequence ATGCCCGAATTACCCGAAATATACAATCTCGCCGGCCAGATGGACGAGGCATTGAAGGGTAAGACCATTCGAGAGATCCAGATACGGCAGGAAAAATGCCTGAATATGCCGGCTAATGAATTTTCTACGCTAGTCGTCGGCAAGAAGATCCGCCAGGTCACGCCAAAGGGCAAATGGATATTCATGAAGCTGGAGCCCGACGGATATTTTTTATTAAGCCTGGGCATGGGGGGTAACCTGTTATACCACCGGCCGGGCGACAACATTCCCGAAAAATATCAGGTGGCGTTGACGTTCGACGATAATAGCCGCCTCTCAATAGGCTTCTGGTGGTTCGGCTATGCCCACGCCGTGAAGGACCTTAAGGAGCACAAGATGACCCACAAGCTGGGCGTATCGCCCGTAGACCCGGCTTTCACGCTCGAAAAATTCTACGGCATGCTGGAAGGTAAAAAGGGCAGCGTCAAAACTGCGCTGCTTGACCAGTCATTCATCGCCGGTATCGGCAACGTGTATGCCCAGGACATCCTTTTCAATGCAAAGTTGCACCCTGACAGGAAGATACCCACGCTGACCGAAGGCGAGAGGCGGGCGCTGTTTGAGGCTATCCGGCATGACCTGGACGAAGCCATCGCATTGGGCGGCATTGCGCCGGAAAAGGACCTTTACGGTAAGCCCGGAAGGCTCACCATCGATGACTTCAAGGCGGGATACCGGGAGGGCAAGCCCTGTCCCGTATGCGGAACGACAATAGAGAAGATAAAGACGGGCAGCACGGCATCATACATATGCCCGAAGTGCCAGCGTTAG